The following coding sequences are from one Mytilus trossulus isolate FHL-02 chromosome 8, PNRI_Mtr1.1.1.hap1, whole genome shotgun sequence window:
- the LOC134681623 gene encoding carbonic anhydrase 1-like, with translation MPFIQRIQMMLGFSCVVYILLIVIHSTSGFVQSSWGYHHGVGPNRWGTLFSTCKGRRQSPIDIQTQDVVYDKNLKQFNLSDLDKVDEYRAKFENSGHSVEVHLSDKRLRVTGGSLPGPYTVAQFHFHWGSVNHRGSEHAINGRHFPIEMHVVMHSDKFQTVTDAMNVTNGLAVLGFFIDVGDYNDEFESIIRNLRNIKRKSDSVIIKALSLSDLFPQTTDYLRYAGSLTTPPCYQSVIWSVFVHRIYISQYQLDQFRSLGKTHYPGSEDLINNYRNPQPLNGRKVTTNVQLLFN, from the exons atgccTTTCATTCAAAGGATACAAATGATGCTGGGATTCTCATGCGTTGTTTATATATTGCTGATAGTCATCCATAGTACCAGCGGGTTCG TACAATCTTCATGGGGTTATCATCACGGAGTTG GGCCAAACAGATGGGGAACATTATTTTCAACATGCAAAGGCAGACGGCAGTCTCCAATAGACATTCAAACTCAGGATgttgtatatgataaaaatttgAAGCAATTTAATTTAAGTGACCTAGATAAAGTAGACGAATACAGGGCGAAATTCGAAAATAGCGGTCATTCTg TTGAAGTCCATCTATCAGACAAAAGGCTAAGGGTTACTGGAGGCAGCCTTCCAGGACCATATACCGTAGCTCAATTCCACTTTCATTGGGGATCAGTGAATCATCGCGGATCCGAACATGCAATAAATGGCAGACATTTTCCAATTGAG atGCATGTTGTGATGCACTCTGACAAGTTTCAAACTGTCACCGACGCCATGAATGTCACAAACGGATTAGCGGTCTTGGGATTTTTCATAGAC GTTGGCGACTACAACGATGAATTTGAATCCATTATACGTAATCTTAGAAACATTAAACGTAAAT CTGATAGTGTCATAATAAAAGCATTAAGTTTGTCAGATTTATTCCCACAAACTACAGACTATTTAAGATATGCTGGTAGTCTGACAACACCACCATGTTATCAGAGCGTCATTTGGAGTGTATTTGTACATCGCATCTATATTTCACAATATCAG tTGGACCAGTTTCGTAGCCTTGGAAAAACACATTATCCAGGGTCAGAGGACCTGATAAACAACTACAGAAATCCACAACCATTAAATGGTAGAAAAGTCACTACAAATGTGCAGTTGCTATTCAACTAA